A stretch of the Manis pentadactyla isolate mManPen7 chromosome 16, mManPen7.hap1, whole genome shotgun sequence genome encodes the following:
- the IL17A gene encoding interleukin-17A — protein MAPVRTSSVSLLLLLSLAAIVKAAIAIPQPPGCPKTEDKNFPQHVKVNLSIFNRNTNSRRPSDYSNRSTSPWTFQRNEDPERYPSVIWEAKCRHFGCVSAEGKVDHDMNSVPIQQEILVLRREPRHCPHSFRLEKMLVAVGCTCVTPIVHRRA, from the exons ATGGCCCCTGTGAGAACTTCATCCGTG TCGCTTCTGCTGCTGCTGAGTCTGGCGGCTATCGTGAAGGCAGCAATAGCCATCCCACAACCACCAGGATGCCCGAAAACTGAGGACAAGAACTTCCCGCAGCATGTGAAGGTCAACTTAAGCATCTTTAACCGGAATACAAATTCCAGAAGACCCTCAGATTACAGCAACCGATCCACCTCACCTTGGACTTTCCA ACGCAACGAGGACCCGGAGAGATACCCCTCTGTGATCTGGGAGGCCAAGTGCCGCCACTTCGGCTGCGTCAGCGCTGAAGGGAAGGTAGACCACGACATGAACTCCGTCCCCATCCAGCAAGAGATCCTGGTCCTGCGAAGGGAGCCTCGGCACTGCCCCCACTCCTTCCGGCTGGAGAAGATGCTGGTGGCTGTGGGCTGCACCTGTGTCACGCCCATTGTCCACCGCAGGGCTTAA
- the IL17F gene encoding interleukin-17F has product MTMTFLCSTAMVKSLLLLMLGLTLLREVEARKKNKAGDAALCPPLEENGVRVDIRILNQNQGAPFSNDLQNRSSSPWDYSITRDPHRFPSEIAEARCRHAGCINAQGQEDSSMNSVPIQQEVLVLRREPLGCSHSFRLEKVRVTVGCTCVTPIVRYMRA; this is encoded by the exons GTCAAGTCCCTGCTGCTGTTGATGCTGGGGCTCACCCTCCTGAGGGAGGTGGAAGCTCGGAAAAAAAACAAAGCGGGGGatgctgccctctgccctcctctgGAGGAAAATGGTGTGAGGGTTGACATCCGCATCCTCAATCAAAACCAGGGTGCTCCCTTCTCAAATGACCTCCAGAACCGCTCCAGCTCCCCCTGGGACTACAG CATCACCCGGGACCCCCATCGCTTCCCCTCTGAGATCGCAGAGGCCCGGTGCAGGCACGCAGGCTGCATCAATGCCCAGGGCCAGGAAGACAGCTCCATGAACTCCGTTCCCATCCAGCAAGAGGTCCTAGTCCTCCGGAGGGAGCCCCTGGGCTGCTCCCACTCCTTCCGGCTGGAAAAGGTGCGGGTGACTGTTGGTTGCACCTGTGTCACCCCCATTGTCCGCTACATGCGTGCCTGA